The proteins below are encoded in one region of Patescibacteria group bacterium:
- a CDS encoding glycosyltransferase family 4 protein — MKVAIVRGDFASPFELGGMRYLQKGNRLELVTGLMPVSDLSSLSFMDFVKLPCPVDLNFGRIDRGKMAVLNRIFVDAHVLFGLENKLKNLDIAFCAETYYFYSYQCIKAKNLGYVKKVISLVFENIPFNNEGIWGRRRLKQYVIKNTDRFIAVTDRARDVLIEEGADPKKIVRLNPGVDLSIFRPQVESRIMNHELGKKPIRLLTVGRLVPEKGIREMVAAFKKLHKEFPALEFTVVGSGPLESLLNVPGITHLEKVKFEDMPKIYNSADIYIHYPVGSKTWLEQFGFVLTEAMACGLPVVALNKGSVGEVVGEGGILVENRKQFEEVLERLIKNKQQRRILGKKSLNFARKNYDVKKYSAGILKVFKEVLHENHRRHR, encoded by the coding sequence ATGAAAGTTGCAATTGTGCGAGGGGATTTTGCTTCCCCTTTTGAATTAGGAGGAATGCGCTACCTGCAAAAGGGAAATAGGTTAGAGCTGGTTACTGGACTAATGCCAGTTTCAGACTTGTCTAGTTTATCTTTTATGGATTTTGTTAAGTTACCGTGTCCTGTTGATTTAAACTTTGGTCGCATAGATAGGGGGAAAATGGCTGTTCTAAATAGAATTTTTGTAGATGCGCATGTTCTTTTTGGTCTAGAGAATAAGCTTAAAAATCTTGATATAGCATTTTGTGCGGAGACTTATTACTTTTATTCCTACCAGTGTATAAAGGCGAAGAATCTAGGTTATGTCAAAAAGGTTATTTCATTAGTTTTTGAGAATATTCCTTTTAATAATGAAGGAATCTGGGGGCGACGAAGATTGAAACAATATGTGATTAAAAATACGGACCGGTTTATTGCAGTTACTGACCGGGCCAGAGATGTGTTAATTGAAGAGGGGGCGGATCCGAAAAAAATTGTCAGACTAAATCCGGGAGTGGATTTGAGCATTTTTAGACCGCAGGTTGAATCAAGAATTATGAATCATGAATTAGGCAAGAAGCCAATAAGACTGCTAACGGTAGGTAGGTTGGTGCCAGAAAAGGGGATCAGAGAAATGGTGGCCGCTTTCAAAAAGCTTCACAAGGAGTTTCCCGCTTTGGAATTTACTGTCGTTGGCAGCGGGCCGTTAGAGAGTCTTCTTAATGTTCCCGGGATAACACATCTAGAGAAAGTGAAGTTTGAAGACATGCCCAAAATTTATAATTCAGCGGATATTTACATTCATTATCCCGTCGGGTCCAAAACCTGGCTAGAACAGTTTGGGTTTGTTTTAACAGAGGCCATGGCTTGCGGCTTGCCGGTCGTGGCTTTGAACAAGGGTAGTGTGGGAGAGGTAGTTGGCGAAGGGGGGATTTTGGTAGAGAACCGCAAGCAATTTGAAGAGGTTTTGGAAAGACTGATTAAGAACAAACAGCAAAGGAGAATTTTAGGTAAGAAATCCCTGAATTTCGCCAGAAAAAATTATGATGTCAAAAAATATTCCGCCGGAATCTTAAAGGTATTTAAAGAAGTTTTGCATGAAAACCATCGCCGTCATCGTTGA
- a CDS encoding glycosyltransferase family 2 protein encodes MRKLRLSVVIPTLNCGSKLEDCLSSIRWADEIIVVDMGSTDNTIRIAKKFHAIVYERVPRDGNFDKNRKFGMQKASGDWILKLDSDEVLSRRLQSEIKKLLFADTSNYAGFNLKNKIFMFGHQISHGFVKADSHELRLVRAGKWHYDPFKYHQQIFVRGEVGFLSSAYNHYNYTSIGEFIEKTNKYTDLDAKFYPYKVSITDVLLSPLKTFFKLFFLQEGFLDGYFGIIVCFLFAIYNLVEKIKVWELQNL; translated from the coding sequence ATGAGAAAATTGCGTCTATCAGTTGTAATTCCAACACTGAACTGTGGTTCGAAACTCGAAGATTGCCTTTCAAGTATTAGGTGGGCCGATGAAATAATTGTCGTGGATATGGGTTCCACGGATAACACAATTCGAATTGCGAAAAAGTTTCATGCCATTGTTTACGAAAGAGTTCCTAGAGATGGCAACTTTGATAAAAATAGAAAATTTGGTATGCAAAAAGCGAGTGGAGATTGGATTCTAAAATTAGATTCGGATGAAGTACTTTCCCGGAGATTACAAAGTGAGATTAAAAAACTGCTGTTTGCAGACACAAGTAATTATGCTGGTTTTAATTTGAAGAATAAGATTTTCATGTTTGGCCATCAAATTTCTCATGGTTTTGTTAAGGCTGATTCTCATGAGCTAAGACTTGTACGTGCTGGGAAATGGCATTATGACCCATTTAAATATCACCAGCAGATTTTTGTTCGTGGCGAAGTTGGATTTTTGAGTAGTGCATATAATCACTATAATTATACTTCGATAGGTGAATTCATAGAAAAGACGAACAAATATACTGATCTAGATGCTAAATTCTATCCCTATAAGGTATCTATTACAGACGTTTTACTTTCACCTCTAAAGACCTTTTTTAAACTTTTCTTTTTGCAAGAAGGTTTTTTAGATGGTTACTTTGGAATAATTGTGTGCTTTTTGTTTGCGATTTATAATTTGGTTGAAAAAATAAAAGTCTGGGAGCTTCAAAATCTATGA
- the lepB gene encoding signal peptidase I — MFESLKSLFGVLWEFVEAVVFALMIFFVCYLLLFQPNQVKGHSMEPTFHDGEYILTDKISYRLGFPQRGDVIVFKSPKNADVDFIKRIIGLPGENLKISGGKVYINGTLLDESAYLDPSVYTGPESYLAENKEIVIPSGYYFVMGDNRMQSSDSRDFGPVLPSEFIGKVFWRYWPINRFGRIAGVNYSALPTSTE; from the coding sequence GTGTTCGAAAGTTTAAAAAGCCTGTTTGGGGTTCTCTGGGAATTCGTCGAAGCGGTCGTGTTCGCTTTGATGATTTTCTTTGTCTGCTATTTATTATTGTTCCAGCCTAATCAGGTCAAAGGCCACTCCATGGAACCCACTTTCCATGACGGCGAATATATTTTGACAGACAAAATTTCCTACCGTCTTGGTTTTCCGCAGCGCGGCGATGTCATTGTCTTCAAGTCGCCGAAAAACGCCGATGTCGATTTCATTAAACGGATTATTGGCCTGCCGGGGGAAAACCTGAAAATTTCCGGCGGAAAAGTTTATATTAACGGCACCCTTCTGGACGAAAGCGCCTATCTGGACCCGTCAGTTTATACCGGGCCGGAAAGCTATTTGGCTGAAAATAAGGAAATCGTTATTCCTTCCGGCTATTATTTTGTCATGGGCGACAACCGGATGCAGTCTTCTGACTCCCGGGATTTCGGACCTGTTCTGCCCAGCGAATTTATCGGAAAAGTTTTCTGGAGATACTGGCCGATTAATCGTTTTGGAAGAATTGCCGGGGTTAATTACTCCGCGCTGCCGACTTCTACCGAGTAG
- a CDS encoding ParB/RepB/Spo0J family partition protein encodes MADEQITHLDINVLQPNPLQPRGLITPESLVDLIDSIREHGILEPIVVAETPAGYQIIAGERRWRASKIIGLTQVPCIIKKTSHRGMLEMALVENVQRVDLNPLERAQGFKRMMDEFGLGTAEIAQRIGKSQAYVSNSLRLLTLPDALKDALLSGIVTEGHIRALAGIEDPNQMVEALRQILREGGSVRRAEELSRQYKAKAGVKPASETERVHSDEITLIENRLSARLGGKVKVTQSMRELRFMIVVKAGLDKSSDVMRKVDDALEKAFPVDGESYSVEVGSAE; translated from the coding sequence ATGGCTGACGAGCAAATTACCCATTTGGACATAAATGTCCTGCAACCTAATCCCCTGCAACCCCGCGGCTTGATTACTCCGGAATCGTTGGTTGACCTGATTGACTCCATTAGAGAACACGGCATTTTAGAGCCGATTGTAGTGGCCGAAACCCCGGCCGGATACCAGATTATTGCCGGAGAGCGACGCTGGCGGGCCTCGAAAATTATCGGTTTAACCCAGGTTCCCTGTATTATTAAGAAAACTTCCCATCGGGGCATGTTGGAAATGGCCCTGGTGGAAAATGTTCAGCGGGTAGATCTTAACCCGTTGGAACGGGCTCAGGGTTTCAAGAGGATGATGGATGAATTTGGACTGGGAACGGCCGAAATTGCGCAGCGAATCGGCAAATCCCAGGCTTATGTCAGTAATTCCCTAAGGCTACTGACGCTTCCCGACGCCCTAAAAGATGCTCTGCTTTCCGGAATTGTCACTGAAGGCCATATCCGGGCACTGGCAGGAATTGAAGATCCCAACCAGATGGTGGAGGCTCTGCGCCAAATTCTGCGGGAAGGCGGGTCGGTCCGCCGGGCGGAAGAACTTTCCCGCCAATATAAAGCCAAAGCCGGAGTAAAACCCGCTTCAGAAACCGAGAGGGTGCATAGCGACGAAATTACTCTGATTGAAAACCGTTTAAGTGCCCGCCTGGGTGGCAAAGTCAAAGTAACTCAGTCAATGCGGGAGTTGCGGTTTATGATCGTAGTTAAGGCGGGTTTGGACAAGAGCTCCGATGTCATGCGCAAAGTAGATGACGCTCTGGAAAAAGCTTTCCCGGTTGACGGAGAAAGCTACTCGGTAGAAGTCGGCAGCGCGGAGTAA
- a CDS encoding bL27 family ribosomal protein translates to MSHVKGSAVTKGNRDSIAKSLGVKIFAGEKVLSGNIIVRQRGTQFNPGLGVRMGGDYTLYAVKDGTVQFSQKRGDRYISVI, encoded by the coding sequence ATGTCACACGTTAAAGGAAGCGCCGTTACTAAAGGAAACCGCGACTCCATCGCCAAAAGCCTGGGAGTCAAGATTTTTGCCGGGGAAAAGGTTCTGTCCGGAAACATTATCGTTCGTCAAAGGGGCACTCAGTTTAATCCTGGCCTGGGCGTGCGGATGGGCGGCGACTACACCCTTTATGCCGTTAAAGACGGCACCGTGCAATTTTCGCAAAAAAGAGGCGACCGATACATTTCTGTCATTTAA